The genomic DNA ATTAATGGAGCATATTTTTCTTAAATGATGCGggttaaatatatataatattaaaaatttatgaattatatatttaaaaaagaTACTATAAACTTTATATTATagtatttaaaaaatatatgatCATGTTGATTTAAATTAGTGTTAAATTGTGTACTTACATATCAGTAACGACTAAAACGAAtaattttgataaagtttttgtTTTTAAGTGCAAAGTAGGTTGACATGttcacatatatattttttaatattgaACGAGGGAGGTCAAAAGTTATTTAggtcaaaaataaaaaaaaattaaaaacttaaattcaaataacaattataaaataatactccttccgtccctttcaattgtttacattttttagagagtgtccgacacgcattttaaggtgcatataaagtatagttctgtaatttttttttacaattttgtttttttgaataaaaattaaaacattcaacttttattcagaaaaagaaaattgtaaaaataagttacataactatactttttatgcattTTAAAATGCATGTCGGACACTTGcccagaaatgtaaacaattggaagggactgagggtgtatatattaaataaatatattatattctGACGTAGCTCAAATAACAACGGAcatctatatatctatataaagCAAAATCACGGCCCGTATGATTCACGGGTGTATGATGTGGCATGGCTGAGCATCCTCCAAAACATTTTCACTCATTTCAAGCATTTCCCATCTTTCGCTCTCCTGTAAGTTTCAAACTTTTTGACTTCTCACCTCCCACACTTAATTAATTTTAGACTTTTGGCCTTCAGAATTGAATTCAATTAGCCGTGATCCTGTTTACTTATTAATGTATTTGCAGTTATGCATTGCAAAAGCTAGACTATCGGGAGAGTGGAGAAAGTTTCCAGAAATGAGGTTTATTTTTTGCCCAATTTCAATTTGCATATAGAGAGCTGTGTTTCTGTTGTATGATGCATGATATGCATTTGCTTTGATTTTCCGTCACCGAATTTAGTTGTTTTTTTTCAATTTTCGTATATTTGTCTTATAATCACGGATTATATAAGACCTTTGTGATGATCTCTTTTGTAATGATAATTCAAACTAGAAAATTTCACTATAGGGCCATTGAAATGTGTTGTAGAGCCATTGGATTCAAAGTGAAAAAACTGGATTATAGCTCCATTTCTGTTGGTTCTATAAAGGTATAATTGTTTGGTAAATAATCTGGTATGATTGTTTGGTTAAGCCTATGTCAAAATAACAATCAATTATTGGGGGCTTGGCTTAGACGATTTAAGTTCAGTTCCTTTTTCTGCTCACTGCTTAAGTGTTAATCGGTGTTTGTTTTTGGTTCTTTGAACTTATTGCAGGGCACAACTAAACTATTATTTGGGAGTTAATGAAGTTTAGGAGAGGTGGTGATTCAAGTTTACAAGAGACATGGTGTGCCAGTGAGATTTGCTATGGTGGTATGCTCGTATGAGGCATGGTACTGCCGAGTTAGCTTTAAAATCCAACACGGCTTCCTGCGCTCTTTTGCTCCCAAGAACTTCCCTGTATGTGCTGCTTAGTGTATTTTTTCTGCGAAAAGTAGCCCCTGCCTGATTCTTCTATGGTAATTGGATGATTTAATTATAGTTCATTGATATGATGCTCATCATGCTGATTCACAAGCTTTTACCAAGAACTATAAATCATGTGTATAATCGATGAGTGGCCCTTGCAACTTAAAAACCCCAGATTATATAAACTTCTAAAAGTCTGCACTAATTATATTTACTTCTCTTAGCAGAATAGTACTATAATAGGTTGTTCACGTGAGGGAATGAATATTTTTTTGGTCAAATATATGATCTTTTTAATTGCATTTGTGTGGAGTAAATTTTCAAATAGTCAAGGTAATGTTATTTGCCATTATCTATTGTTTTTTTGTATTATTTAGCAAGCAATAGTTGTGGACTTGGCTTACAATATCCATGTTCTGATCTTTTTTTATGCATTCTCTCTACATTAATTGGTTTTTGCTGTTCCTTTTTATTTCTATTAAGTGCTATTGTATGCAGGTTGTTGTCAAGCCACTTAATCTGTTTAAACCCTGGCAGCTTACTCCTTCATGGTAAGGAATCTTATTTAAACTAAATTTAGAGAGATTTTTGGCAGGCCTGGAATGCTTTTGGTAGTCGTGATAATTTACAAGTTGTTTTTTGCTATTCCAGTTAATTAATAATAGTCAATTTTATGCTTGGTTTCCGAACAAATAACTTGATGACAAACTCATTCTCTATGGCTATGAAGATAATAACAAATACTTATTAGTAATTATAATGTTCTTGGCTGCTACGGTTTGGATTTTGGATGCTCACGTAATAAGTTGTTGattttttacaaattttattaTATATGCTCAGACCAGAGCAGTCAACAGTTGCCCAGAAAAACCAATTATGGAAATTAGGCAGTCTGAGGCGTGACCACCTCTTTGCATTACATTAAAATTAAAATTGTAAAATAGGTGATGCTCTAGCGCTTTATTCATCACTCTACCATTCCTTCGTCTGGTGCAActcttttctaaaaatttatGTGTAGCCAAAATTACTATGCTTATAAAAATTCATTGCAACTAATTATTAGATGAGGGTTGAGGGACATTGATAGCTTATTCTCAATCCTGAAATCGCAGTGAGACATTGATATCTTATTCTCGATTCTAAAATCGCGGTGTAGACACCATTTATGTTTGCGGTATACTTCCTTAAATGGGGATTGAGGATAAGTTTTACCATTACCGATGTTCAAGTGTTATGTTTGTAAACTAATTTATTCTGTTAACAATTGTTTAGTGCACAACTGGGTAGCATTCCAAGAGTTAGCAAGGATTGCTTTAAAATGATATGTATTTAAAACAGTCGAAGTGGTAGTTTTAACCTGCGACTTTTCAAATGTATATTACAAATTCGTTCTGCTATTGCTCATTTCTTTTACAGAATAGAGTACATACTTGACATTTTTACATTAATTTATTGTAGGAAATGGAGTGTATGCTAATGGTTTCTTAGTTTTCTTTGTTTGGGTGTGTGACGTGACGCTTTCAGCAGCTTCCAATCCAGTGTATCTCATTCACAACCTTACTGTAGTTTATACTATTTTTTGTCAATTAAAATGAGCAATTTCAGACCATTGTCTTTCGATCTACCAAACCCCTTCAGTTTTTGCCTCTCCGCCTACCAAATCAACCACAAAAACCATTTATTAAATTATTGAAAATAGTTATATGATTACAAAAGGTGTGCTGAGACCTGAGAGAAGGAAGAGCTCTCCATATATGTAATTTATACATGCGATGAATTTTGGTTCAATCAGGGTTGCTTGTACTCGATATAAGTTCACGCTTAGGGAGCTGTATACATATCTATAAATTTTGGCGTTCCATGTAAAGAATTTGTTCATTATATTTTGTTGGAGACATAAAGGGTATTGATCCCAGGGTATTTCAAGTTTTATTAAATTAAAGTTTCAGGTCTTGCTAGCGTGCACTCATATTTTTGCAGTACATTGGCCTTGAAGAACTGAATTACAAGGTCCACTGTGTTGGTTCGATAGATGTATAAATaatttgttatgattttttttcTCCTAGGTTGTGTAGAGTTGATTCACCTACATTCAAACATTTTTTTAACCCATTTTCTGCTAGGTTGTGTAGAGTAGAACCACCTATAGTAGTGAATGCTACTTATTGTCTTTGAAGTTGGTGCAAGTTCAATTTTATAAGTTCGCTTACAAGTAATATAATGTGTTCTCCTGCAGATATATAATCTTGATTTTTTCCTAATATAAATTTCACATTGGATGCCCATCTCAAAAGTGTCAATTGGGTAGATTATTCCACTTGTGGGGATGAACATATCTCATTACTGGTTCTGATGTTGACACTATCAAGGTATTATCTCATTACTGGTTCTGATGATGTTTTGCTTCCCTTGGTTTTATATATAACAGATTCAGTTTGATGGTCATTCACAAGTTATAGTCTGATGCCTGCTATAAATAACGGTGTATTCTTATTTTTATGTTATAATGGTTCACTTATTAAGAAAGTAGCTTCAAAAATGCATACATACTTGTGTTTCATAATCTCATAAAATCTACATCTTATACTACTCTATTTGTACCTATGACGATGAAAACACTATAACAAATTTTTGTATTCCCTTTGTATAACACTTTGCACGTAATTTTGTGTGACTTTTTTTGCTCCAATTTTGTAGAGTAAATTCGGTGATGATCAActtaacattttatttttcatgtATCTGTTTTTTTAATGTTCCGATATAAGCTATAGTTTTTGGAACCCCAGCACCAAACTCAAATCCCATAGGCAATACTGCCTCTTCTGGACTTAAACCACCAAAGTCACTTCTCCTACGGCAAGTTCCAATCTGAAGTTAGACATTGCAGGAGAGGAGTGACCAGCTAAAGGCAACAGAGGTCTTTCTATGAATTTGTCAGTCAAGATACTCATGGTGCTCCAACTGAGTCTAATGATCAATTAAGCAACTTCTACTCTCTGGTTTGGTATTCACTAAAAAAAGCTACATAATATCAAAATCGTAGAGCACCATAAAAAAACAATCTGAGCATATATTGAATGAATGCTTGTAATTTGGATTTTGCAGTATTAGTTTGTTCCATTCCTGGCACTTATGGACATTtgttaaatttatatttttaagtTGTTTGAAATGACAATTATAGTTGCACACTATTCCTACAGGGAAACCAACATCTTTGGTAGGATCACACTTATAAGATTTTCTGAGTGAAGACGAAACGACATTTCATAATCTGTATGGGTTGCCTTTCAAATATGGGACGCTCATAAGCTTGCCAAACGAGCATCTTATATGCAATTTAATGTCAGTGGTATCTACTGTTACATGCTAATACCAACTATCATCATGCATTCGTTGCATATGAgctattattcttttatttttttaaaaaaatcattgtTAAATTGTACGTTCGTAGAATCTAATGTTTACGAGGGCACAATTAGAGTGTGAGCTCGCACTTGAAGCTATTATCGCTTTAAAAGACTTACCAACATATACATTGAAGGTGAGAAACTTCAGCTGTAATTGTAACAAGGAAGCTAATTTTGCAAAGTGTCTAttattaaattatgaattttatttgAGGGAACAGGGAAGTAACATTAAATATACTAAAGCAAGTGTGATATCTCCAAAATTGCGTGAAAAATAAATATGTCTGGGAGACAGTTATGAATACAGAAAATGTGAATAGTCATGTTAACCTCAAAAAATCTCGGAGATAATGAAATGCTTGAAATATCTATAAAGAAAAAGCTCGTAGAGGTGGTATATCTCTCTCAAAAAGAATTTTGTAAGTTAAAAGATGTGAAAATTTCTAAGACTTCAATATTTGCAGGTAAGTAGGTAGTTATAATTCTCTCACTCAGTACATTAACTAAGTTGCTTAGTGAATGGGGAAAAGTTGAATAGTGATTACGGTTGTGTATATAGTGTACTTATTTTTAATGTGTCCGGTTATTGTCTATATGTGATGTGTGATTATAGATAAAATTGTATTGTATCTTCCCTCATGATACAGGATGTGATTCTACAAAACTTTAGCTCTTGCATAGATGAACTTAATTAAGAACAATGCACTCCTTACCTTCTTATTACTAGCCATAACTTCTAACTTTCCAAGGCATATTTGGGTCTGGGTGAATTGTGAACAATAAAATTAAAACTTTGATTTTCAACATTAACTTACGCATATATAGTGCAATTACTAATTTTGCTTTTTAATCAAAAAATTTACAATTATGTTGGAAATATTACAAGTGAAGTAACATGCCATGCACCTATATTTGTGTAAGTGTGTTGGTTTACTGATTATATGGTGCCAAATAAAAGAGATAGTGAAGAGTATTGGAGTTATTCACAAAACAAGAGCCTCATTCTTTTTACAATTATCATAGATGTTTTATTCTCTCATATTGAATATAATGGTCCATAATTTGACACCTTTTTTCTCTCACAAATAATTTGAAGTCTCCTGTTTGCACCTTTTAAATGTAGTATGGTGATGCTTTTCCTTATGCATACTGATTGCTGTTGGAAATTGAATATAAGGATTGGTTACTCTCAGTAAAATATTTATGCCAATTTCGAAAGAGTCACTGTGCTCTAGGTTTTATACATATTAACTAAATTTTGATGAAATTTTCGAGTTGCAAGCCAAGTTTAATACCTTTTTTTAATCTATCTATAATTCTATGTTGGAATTGCATGTATAGATTACAATGCATTCATTTTTTATACTTggtaaaatatttttaaataaattataattgtttatgcatttcctaaaattattttcccAAACCGCGCTTCGCGCGGTTTTCCCACCTAGTTTTTATGATAACCCTTGTGGACCGCTCTCAGCATCGCTCAGTGAAAAACAAAGAATACCACTACAAATGAATGTCCAAAAAAACATCAATGCCCCGACAACCCAAAATTATTCTATTACATACAAATAAATATATCATCCATCTACCGGGCGATAACATAAATATACAAACAATAACCAGCGCTCAAACAACAATAATTCATGTCATTTAGAGTATCCATTTAGAATATGCCCATGCATTACAAACATTATAAAACTAGTTTAGACAAATTTGCACTTACAAAAAAAATTACTGTTTAGATACTCTATAGAAATTAGAAAACGAATGGAATTAAGTTTTTTCTTATCAAATATGTGTACCTATATATAGACGATGTATGATCAAATCGGCAATTCTAAGAAGTTCCTGAATATAGAAAAGCTATTGACAGGTTACTTTTGATGTTTTATAAAATGAATCGAGACTACTACTCTTTTCCTTTCCACTGTACCTTGCACTATATGTGAATGTAGCGTAGTTGCAACTGTACCTTACAAATTAAAACTGTAGCGTAGTTGCAACTGCTGGTTTCTCTCAGAACCTTAGAAGAGTATTTTCAGCCTTGAGCAAATAAAATTATAACAAATAGCAGAAGCCAATACATCGTTCTTTCTAACTACATTCCGCAATTTCAACTGGAACCTCGGAAAAATTTTACCTCTAAATTAGTTCCGTGTAGAGGCTCAACGCTCATCTGCACCCTTAGTTTCTCCATTACAAAACTGCACCTCTACTCGGCAAAGAAACTGAGATGCAAACACCCAACGGCAGAGAAACTGAGATGCCTTACAAAGCAGGAAATCGTCCCTCTTTTTTCCTACTACAACCCAATTTCCATTGGAAAAGAATATTAGGACATGTTACTGCATAAAGTGGAGTGATGTCCGCCAAGAATCAATAAGCCAATGCAAGATGTGCCCTTTGGAGTACCCCCTCAGTAAGGTATTACATATGGCAGAGCAAAAACATCAGCTGACTCTATCCTCAGAGCTTCAGCCCATACCTGCTGTCCTTGGTTAACTCCATTTGGATCTACTTCGGACTTACTCAATAACGATTTTTTGTTATTGAACAACCATGCCTGGTCATCAACATCAGACCACTCCTGTACTTGTGGAACTGAAAGTACTTTACTTAGGTACTTCATATCAGGATGAGGCGATTTTCTTGATGCTTCAGCAATTGCTGGTGAAGGCTGAGGTGCAGAAGTAGGCAACTGGTGTGGTCCTGTCAAACCATTTTCTGTGGTATCCTTATTACATACTTCCAAATGTTTATCTGCCCCCTGTTTTTGAGGGGTGAAAGGGGTGATGGTTTTGAAAGGTTCCAACTCCTGTCTATTCTCTGATAATGGATAAGAACTTAGCCTGGGCAATTTCTCAGGTCTAATAACATGTTCTGTCAATCAATCCAAAAACAAGCAGCAGATGTCAGCCAATGATTAAAAACAGCAAAATGcttattataaataattgaaagtCAGCTATACAAGTGACTACTCAAGATAATAAACACCTATAAAGAAAATTCTAGTTCAGGAGTACGCTATCAGTATTCGATCACCAAACATGGTAAGAAAATAATTAATCTTATCATGGTTTTGAGGTTTTCTATGTGAAATAACTCACCCTGCAGGAAACCATTCTTCTCAGAATCTTTTCTTTTTTTCAGATTACCCTCAGAAGCAGCAACTTTGATATCCTGGGAAATTTGAGGCATCTTGTTATTCGAGGGACCACCAGTATCATCATTGTTGCTACTTCTAAGGCtatccttctttgatttcttATGTTCCTTTTTTGCTTTATCCTCCTTTCGCTTCTCTTTTTCAAGGGTTTTTTCGGTTCCCTGGCTCTGCTTATCCTTGTGTTTACTTTTCCGTTTATCCCTTCTTTTATCATCAATTTCTCTTTCTTTTGATTTCTCTTTACCATCCATCCTTTGCTCAAATTTATCTGTCGAGTTGGACAGTCCAGTTTTATTTTGTATGCTTCCGGTAAAGTTTTGAGACATAGCATTACCATTAAATTTCTCTTCATGGTATATCCTTTGTCCATTGGTCTTCCGATTATCAACTTGTTCATCTTTGATCTTTTCCTTGCCTTTGACAACCGTACGAGTATCTCCGTTTGCAATTCTATCAGTTCTTTCATCCTTCTTGAGACCCATTCCCATGAATCCCTCAACCAACTGGATCCCTGATCCCTTTTCTTCATCATTAATCCTCTTGCTGAACTCCAGCTGAAAttttgaatcttgagaatcctTGTCACCAAAGCTGAGCTGAACAGGTTTATCGCCTCCAGTATGACCCTGAATTTGCACTGAAAGCTTTTTCTCAATTGAAGTATTTCTTTTATCTCTACTTCTCTCCACTTTCTGGTGACGTTTCTCTCCATTGCAATATTCAAACTGACCAATCTGCCTCTTGTCTTCTGAGGTGCTGCTGCTTTCTGTTTTCCCTTTACCTCGCTCTTTTTCACTCTGATGAGATTTTGCTCCATTCTTGTCTGCCAAGGTGCTGCTGCTTTCTTTTTTCTCTTTACCTCTTTCTTTTTCACTCTGATGAGATTTTGCTCCATTACAATTTTCGCTCTGCCCTAAAACTCTTTTCTCGCCTGAGGTGCTGCCCTTCTCGTGGTCTTTTTCcttgtttttctcctttctttcttttttctctcTTCGTTTTTTGTCACTTTTTTCTTTGTCCTTTTTGTCTTTGCCTTCTCTCCTCTCTTTGTCCTTTTTATCCTTGTGCTTTTTCTCTTTTGTTTTTTCCTGTAAATTGCAGAGAATGTTAGAGATGTCCAACTTCAAGGCTGAATATAATCTAACACAAAGATGGTAGTACATTATGTAGTACATCCATACGCCACCCATAATACTCTATCTGATTAATTGAAAGTCAAAAGACTAAAGTCCCTTGATAGTAGTTTGGGAAGGAAGTGTGTGCTACTGACAGAATTGTTTTGCTCTCTGTACCACAATTAAAGCAATGAATGATACATGTTGTTGAATAGTACAAGATCATGTTCGGTATTCCTTTAACACTTTAGAATTTTTTATGGTACTTAACAAGGTTATCACGGCGCCAAGTCGACCCTCGAAGACTGAGTACCTTCGTGAAGACTAGTCGACAAGTCGTCCGACTAGTCGTAAAAAGTCGACAAAGTGTTCATTATACGTATAATTACTagatttaatatataatatatttgaacacgttaattttataatttagaTCAAAAGTAATAGAATAATTAGTTCAAAATAAGCATGGTACATCACAATTATGGTTATGAAGCCCCCAAGTCGGGCTACGAGACTCTTGGGTGACCTTCACGTCAACTAGTCGACGACAAGTCGGGCTTGGAGACTTTTGGCGCCTGAGTACCTTCATGTCGACTAGTCGCTGACTAGTCGTCGACTAGTCGTCTTCGTGATAACAATGGTACTTAACATGATTACAGAGCTTGGTTTAGGAAGGGGTCTCTGGTTCGAATCCTCGATTGAGGGAGAGTATTGAATAGTACAAGATCATGTTGGACCCTCTTTCCTCTATTcaacaccttaaggttttagatagACTAGTTACTTAACACATGTAACTAATAATGAATGCAATGCTCCAACTATTTAGTAGCTGCTAGTTGGGAAGCAAATTATGCCTGATTCCGAATAACGATAACTAAAGAGTATCGGAGAATTAACTAGGGTCAACTGACTAGATACAGCAGACTAAAGGTAACCAAGGAAACTCTGGACAGCTTGAAACCAAAGGTGTATCCCGATTCCCGGTTAATAGTACATGGCATAGTCAGCACCACATCAGGGTAAAAGTAACATAATTATATTCAAGATATAAGCTTCTGGTTCGAATCCTCGATTGAGGGAGAGTATTGAATAGTACAAGATCATGTTGGACCCTCTTTCCTCTATTcaacaccttaaggttttagatagACTAGTTACTTAACACATGTAACTAATAATGAATGCAATGCTCCAACTATTTAGTAGCTGCTAGTTGGGAAGCAAATTATGCCTGATTCCGAATAACGATAACTAAAGAGTATCGGAGAATTAACTAGGGTCAACTGACTAGATACAGCAGACTAAAGGTAACCAAGGAAACTCTGGACAGCTTGAAACCAAAGGTGTATCCCGATTCCCGGTTAATAGTCCATGGCATAGTCAGCACCACATCAGGGTAAAAGTAACATAATTATATTCAAGATATAAGCTCAGCTCTAAAACAAACTTCCTAACAATCCTCTACTAGCCTCTGAAAGCCAATCAAGGTAAATCCTGCATGAAAATTACAGAATCTACCTGCAGAATAATATCCTTTTCGATAAACTTAGTTGGATGCCGAAATGCAGAGAATGAACATTATGGTTAGAGATTTAGCAGGAAACACCAAACTGAATTATGGCAAGTCCCTCTATACCAAAGAGGGTAGCACAATTTATCTCTTTATAAGCTATGTATTTAATCCACTCCCACATACAATCAAGAAAAGTAAATGCAGAGAAGACACTTTAACTACTAACATGATTAAAAAAAACTTGCTTTGTCCAAATTGTGTCAACATATAATCTCTACTCTTTCTCTCCAACTTTCTCACCATAGTGCCC from Apium graveolens cultivar Ventura chromosome 5, ASM990537v1, whole genome shotgun sequence includes the following:
- the LOC141724972 gene encoding uncharacterized protein LOC141724972; amino-acid sequence: MSRCFPFPPPGYEKKPIPEDANILKKEKTKEKKHKDKKDKERREGKDKKDKEKSDKKRREKKERKEKNKEKDHEKGSTSGEKRVLGQSENCNGAKSHQSEKERGKEKKESSSTLADKNGAKSHQSEKERGKGKTESSSTSEDKRQIGQFEYCNGEKRHQKVERSRDKRNTSIEKKLSVQIQGHTGGDKPVQLSFGDKDSQDSKFQLEFSKRINDEEKGSGIQLVEGFMGMGLKKDERTDRIANGDTRTVVKGKEKIKDEQVDNRKTNGQRIYHEEKFNGNAMSQNFTGSIQNKTGLSNSTDKFEQRMDGKEKSKEREIDDKRRDKRKSKHKDKQSQGTEKTLEKEKRKEDKAKKEHKKSKKDSLRSSNNDDTGGPSNNKMPQISQDIKVAASEGNLKKRKDSEKNGFLQEHVIRPEKLPRLSSYPLSENRQELEPFKTITPFTPQKQGADKHLEVCNKDTTENGLTGPHQLPTSAPQPSPAIAEASRKSPHPDMKYLSKVLSVPQVQEWSDVDDQAWLFNNKKSLLSKSEVDPNGVNQGQQVWAEALRIESADVFALPYVIPY